The nucleotide sequence ACCCGACAATATACCCGAGTTCACACACCAAAATATAATAGCTTCCAGCAAAACAAATCAACAATAGAGTAACAAAACAGAAATATGGGCtggtggagtggagtggagtgaGGATGAGGATTAGGGTTTGAGGGAGTTCTGGAATATATATACTCATATGTTTATATGGGCCAAATATGGGCTATATGCTTATATGGGCTAAAATTACAGAGGTTGGATATTATTTATGCGGATTTTTTTATCCGCGGGTATGCGGGTATGGGTAGTATACACTCACATCCGTACCCGCATACCCGATGGGTACAAGAATTCGTCCAATAACGTACCCGTAGGTGCAAAATGTCTTCCATACCCGCCTCCTTATCGGGTAAAACCCGTCGGGTACTCGGGTTTCGGATACCCGTTGCCCTCTTGAGTCGTGCGTGGCGTCTACGACATGCACATCAGCACATGCCGCACTAGGCGACCTGATTCCATGGACGCTCACGCTGCCTGAAGAAAATAGGGATGCAGTTTTCTCCTCGTTGAATTGCCCATCAAAATTCAGACACATGCACATCACCTCGTCGAAACGTCGTGTtcatttggctgataagctatggttgaaagctgtgagaaaaaaatactgatcgttgactaaaaaaatacggcttataagccaggCCAACAGGTCGTTTGTGCCAAGAGTCGGCAGGAGCAGGATCCATCAGATGCCCAGGCCATCTATCCATGCATACACGCATCATTGACCAATTTCTACAAACTCCTGGATTTCTTCCATTCACAGTTAAAAAGTGTACATCGGCCTAATCACAGCCTGACCAAATTGCATCTGACATTTACCAACCAAAGCTGTGTATTACTAGTACCACATATAACATGTCACTCCTTTGTACATCATCGATAAGAAGAGGGGAAAAACGAAGTTTAATCTATCTCTGTAAAGCCTAAACTCCTCCCAAATTAACAAGGCAATGAATCAATTGAGTCCAATGCAATCTATGTCCTCAGTGGTAGTAGCGACAGCTCTATACTGCTATCTATCAGCATCTCAAATCCTCAACTCTACAGCAATCGCCAAGTCGCTTTGGCCGTCACCGGCAATGGCGTGACGGCACCGGGAACGATCcatcacctgggggcgatggagatggagatgtcgGTGGGGACATTGAACTTGGCGGCCCACTCCTGCGCCTCCAGGAAGATCTTGGACACCTTTGCGGCCACCCACGCCATGTCCGGCCGCGCCAGGGGGTCCTTGGCGACGCAGCGCAGCGCCAGCGTGGTGAGCGACTCCGCCGCGTCGACGGGGAACGAGTCCCTGAGCCTGCGGTCCACCCACCGCCGCATTCCCTCCCCGCCGCCCTCCGCGACGGCGGCCGCCGCTGTGTCGATCAGCGACGTCCTCTCGTACTCGCCCGTGCCCCGGTTCACCAGCTCGTACCGCACCGGCTCCTGCCCGGACACCAGCTCCAACAGCACGACGCCGAGCGCGAACACGTCGGAGCGCCGCGACGGAGGCCCGCCCGCCACGAGCTCCGGCGCCATGTACCCGCGCGTGCCCTCGATCCGCCTCCCCCGGCTGCTGGTGCGGCGGTGGCCGCCCGAGGAGGATGAAGAGGAGGCCTTGGACTCTCCGTCGTCGTCCTTGTGCTCGATCGGGAGCTCGCCGGCGAGGTCGGCCGCGCCGAAATGCGCAATCTTGGCGCGGGGGAGGGGCCCGTCGCCGCAGACGAGGACGGATGACGCGGAGAGGCGGTTGTGGATGGTGTCGGCCTGGAGGTGGACGTAGTAGAGCGCGTCGCAGACGTCGGCGGCGAGCTGGAGGCGCGAGTGCCAGGACGCGAGCGGGGTGAAGGACGGGTTCTTGGGGTTCCGGAGCAGCACGGACAGCGGGGACGCGTCGGGGACGAGCTCGTAGGCGAGGAACAGCGTGGTGCGGTCGGGGGACGCGGCGGCGCCGAGGAGGCGCGCGATGGCGGCGTGGTGGCAGTGGCCCAGCACGGCGAGGCGCGCGGCCACGTCCCGCGCGTCGCGGCGGAGCGGGCGGCGGAAGACGGCGGCTGGGTGGCCGCGGAGCGCGCAGCGGAAGGAGTTGGACGAGGAGGGCGCGGCGGGGACGAGGCGGTGCGCGGCGGAGAagt is from Miscanthus floridulus cultivar M001 chromosome 7, ASM1932011v1, whole genome shotgun sequence and encodes:
- the LOC136464769 gene encoding lysM domain receptor-like kinase 3; translated protein: MVGPKPSKPNRMCKSKSAIATATSTSSSAMAAAAAAASTPRHHRSPRTTATSFPAVSSYSTSSSTTASSSAASLAALRDSLPELPLLFTFHDLAAATANFSAAHRLVPAAPSSSNSFRCALRGHPAAVFRRPLRRDARDVAARLAVLGHCHHAAIARLLGAAASPDRTTLFLAYELVPDASPLSVLLRNPKNPSFTPLASWHSRLQLAADVCDALYYVHLQADTIHNRLSASSVLVCGDGPLPRAKIAHFGAADLAGELPIEHKDDDGESKASSSSSSGGHRRTSSRGRRIEGTRGYMAPELVAGGPPSRRSDVFALGVVLLELVSGQEPVRYELVNRGTGEYERTSLIDTAAAAVAEGGGEGMRRWVDRRLRDSFPVDAAESLTTLALRCVAKDPLARPDMAWVAAKVSKIFLEAQEWAAKFNVPTDISISIAPR